One Castanea sativa cultivar Marrone di Chiusa Pesio chromosome 4, ASM4071231v1 DNA window includes the following coding sequences:
- the LOC142630536 gene encoding mannose-6-phosphate isomerase 2-like isoform X1, with protein sequence MDSTPSQKNLLRLRCSVQNYDWGLKGHDSRVARLYAQNSGSETRPDIPYAELWMGTHESGPSFVVQAPRASNGVSVDDDVGVSLKKWISENPNVLGDKVLHNWGCDLPFLFKVLSMAKASSIQAHPNKELARTLHKAQPDVYKDNNHKPEMALAITEFEALCGFISLEELKGVLCYVPEIVDMVGSAYANQILHINEQDGEEKVKSILRSIFTKLLLASKEMITKVISNIKSRLQIESQVRKLTDKELLVLRLEKQYPADVGVISAFFFNYVKLNPGEALYLGADEPHAYVSGECIECMATSDNVVRAGLTPKHRDVKTLCSMLTYKQGFPEILQGVPLNSYVRRYLPPFNEFMVDRCILPYRASTVFPAVLGPSIFLVMAGEGIMHAGSFKGELVTEGDVLFAPANTEISIESESEFSYIELE encoded by the exons atgGATTCCACACCTTCTCAGAAGAATCTTCTCAGGCTACGATGCTCAGTCCAAAACTACGACTGGGGTCTAAAGGGTCACGATTCTCGGGTCGCTCGGCTCTATGCCCAGAACTCGGGGTCCGAGACCCGACCCGACATTCCATACGCGGAGTTATGGATGGGCACTCACGAGTCTGGACCCTCGTTTGTGGTCCAGGCCCCACGCGCTTCCAATGGCGTGTCGGTTGACGATGATGTGGGTGTGAGCTTGAAGAAGTGGATTTCGGAGAATCCTAATGTGCTTGGTGATAAGGTTTTACACAACTGGGGTTGTGATCTTCCTTTCTTGTTTAAG GTACTTTCTATGGCAAAAGCTTCGTCGATACAGGCTCATCCCAATAAAGAGTTGGCAAG GACGTTGCATAAGGCACAACCAGATGTGTATAAGGACAACAATCACAAGCCTGAGATGGCTTTGGCAATAACAGAGTTTGAGGCCCTTTGCGGGTTTATCAGTCTTGAG GAGCTTAAGGGTGTACTTTGTTATGTTCCTGAGATTGTAGATATGGTTGGTAGTGCATATGCAAACCAAATCTTGCATATTAATGAGCAGGATGGAGAGGAAAAAGTAAAATCTATTTTGCGGTCAATTTTCACAAAGCTCCTGTTGGCTAGCAAAGAGATGATAACGAAAGTGATATCCAATATAAAAAGTCGTCTTCAAATTGAAAGCCAG GTGAGGAAATTAACAGATAAGGAGCTACTGGTGTTGCGGTTGGAAAAGCAATATCCAGCTGATGTTGGTGTCATATCAgcattcttttttaattatgtgaAGCTTAATCCTGGTGAAGCATTGTATCTTGGGGCAGATGAACCTCATGCATATGTATCCGGTGAGTGCATTGAATGCATGGCAACTTCAGACAATGTTGTACGGGCTGGCCTTACTCCCAAGCACCGTGATGTCAAAACTCTTTGTTCCATGCTCACATACAAACAG GGCTTTCCTGAAATCCTGCAAGGAGTTCCTCTGAATTCATATGTAAGAAGGTACCTGCCACCTTTTAATGAATTTATGGTGGATCGATGTATTCTTCCCTACAGGGCATCAACAGTTTTTCCAGCAGTTTTAGGCCCTTCCATTTTCCTTGTCATGGCTGGGGAGGGAATTATGCATGCAGGATCATTCAAAGGCGAACTTGTTACTGAAGGAGATGTTCTTTTTGCACCTGCTAACACTGAGATTAGCATTGAAAGTGAATCAGAATTCAGTTATATAGAGCTGGAGTAA
- the LOC142630536 gene encoding mannose-6-phosphate isomerase 2-like isoform X2, with product MDSTPSQKNLLRLRCSVQNYDWGLKGHDSRVARLYAQNSGSETRPDIPYAELWMGTHESGPSFVVQAPRASNGVSVDDDVGVSLKKWISENPNVLGDKVLHNWGCDLPFLFKVLSMAKASSIQAHPNKELARTLHKAQPDVYKDNNHKPEMALAITEFEALCGFISLEVRKLTDKELLVLRLEKQYPADVGVISAFFFNYVKLNPGEALYLGADEPHAYVSGECIECMATSDNVVRAGLTPKHRDVKTLCSMLTYKQGFPEILQGVPLNSYVRRYLPPFNEFMVDRCILPYRASTVFPAVLGPSIFLVMAGEGIMHAGSFKGELVTEGDVLFAPANTEISIESESEFSYIELE from the exons atgGATTCCACACCTTCTCAGAAGAATCTTCTCAGGCTACGATGCTCAGTCCAAAACTACGACTGGGGTCTAAAGGGTCACGATTCTCGGGTCGCTCGGCTCTATGCCCAGAACTCGGGGTCCGAGACCCGACCCGACATTCCATACGCGGAGTTATGGATGGGCACTCACGAGTCTGGACCCTCGTTTGTGGTCCAGGCCCCACGCGCTTCCAATGGCGTGTCGGTTGACGATGATGTGGGTGTGAGCTTGAAGAAGTGGATTTCGGAGAATCCTAATGTGCTTGGTGATAAGGTTTTACACAACTGGGGTTGTGATCTTCCTTTCTTGTTTAAG GTACTTTCTATGGCAAAAGCTTCGTCGATACAGGCTCATCCCAATAAAGAGTTGGCAAG GACGTTGCATAAGGCACAACCAGATGTGTATAAGGACAACAATCACAAGCCTGAGATGGCTTTGGCAATAACAGAGTTTGAGGCCCTTTGCGGGTTTATCAGTCTTGAG GTGAGGAAATTAACAGATAAGGAGCTACTGGTGTTGCGGTTGGAAAAGCAATATCCAGCTGATGTTGGTGTCATATCAgcattcttttttaattatgtgaAGCTTAATCCTGGTGAAGCATTGTATCTTGGGGCAGATGAACCTCATGCATATGTATCCGGTGAGTGCATTGAATGCATGGCAACTTCAGACAATGTTGTACGGGCTGGCCTTACTCCCAAGCACCGTGATGTCAAAACTCTTTGTTCCATGCTCACATACAAACAG GGCTTTCCTGAAATCCTGCAAGGAGTTCCTCTGAATTCATATGTAAGAAGGTACCTGCCACCTTTTAATGAATTTATGGTGGATCGATGTATTCTTCCCTACAGGGCATCAACAGTTTTTCCAGCAGTTTTAGGCCCTTCCATTTTCCTTGTCATGGCTGGGGAGGGAATTATGCATGCAGGATCATTCAAAGGCGAACTTGTTACTGAAGGAGATGTTCTTTTTGCACCTGCTAACACTGAGATTAGCATTGAAAGTGAATCAGAATTCAGTTATATAGAGCTGGAGTAA